In Macadamia integrifolia cultivar HAES 741 chromosome 13, SCU_Mint_v3, whole genome shotgun sequence, one DNA window encodes the following:
- the LOC122059689 gene encoding uncharacterized protein LOC122059689, whose product MALTNFILTVAGVSAVVLLLRSDVKHSATIFRRNVRQIRQWLEEESASATKSAEKAKPKELDPQVPQKDAPKEDKH is encoded by the exons ATGGCCTTGACCAACTTCATCCTAACAGTGGCGGGTGTGAGCGCCGTTGTTCTACTTCTCAGGAGCGATGTCAAACACTCCGCTACAATCTTCAGACGCAACGTTCGTCAGATTCGCCAATGGCTTGAAGAAGAATCCGCTTCTGCTAccaa GTCTGCAGAGAAAGCAAAGCCAAAGGAACTGGATCCtcaagttcctcaaaaagatGCCCCCAAGGAGGACAAGCACTAG